From the genome of Leptotrichia hongkongensis, one region includes:
- the pyrH gene encoding UMP kinase, with protein sequence MLKYKRILLKLSGEALAGNKEFGFSNEVLESFAKQIKDVHEKGVQIAIVIGGGNIFRGISGMEKGFDRVTGDTMGMLATIMNGLALQNAIESIGVPTRVMTALQMPQVAELYIRRKAIRHLEKGRVVIFAGGTSNPYFTTDSSGALRAVEIQADVLAKGTKVDGIYDKDPMKFDDAVRYDTVTFDEAISKNLGVMDTAALSLCRENQMPIVVFNALEEGNILKMAQGDNIGTTVKK encoded by the coding sequence ATGCTTAAATATAAAAGAATATTATTAAAACTAAGTGGAGAAGCACTTGCAGGGAACAAAGAATTTGGTTTTTCAAATGAAGTGCTTGAAAGTTTTGCAAAACAGATAAAGGATGTGCATGAAAAAGGTGTGCAAATTGCTATCGTTATTGGTGGTGGAAATATTTTTCGTGGAATAAGCGGGATGGAAAAAGGCTTTGACAGAGTGACTGGAGATACAATGGGAATGCTTGCAACAATCATGAATGGGCTTGCACTGCAAAATGCGATTGAAAGCATAGGAGTACCAACAAGAGTTATGACAGCGCTTCAAATGCCGCAAGTAGCCGAGCTTTATATCAGACGTAAAGCAATAAGACATCTGGAAAAAGGAAGAGTTGTTATTTTTGCAGGTGGAACAAGCAATCCTTATTTTACGACAGATTCTTCGGGAGCATTGAGAGCTGTGGAAATTCAGGCAGATGTACTTGCGAAAGGAACAAAAGTTGATGGAATTTATGACAAAGATCCGATGAAGTTTGATGATGCTGTAAGATATGATACAGTAACTTTTGATGAAGCTATTTCAAAAAATCTTGGAGTAATGGATACAGCAGCACTTTCATTATGTAGGGAAAATCAAATGCCAATTGTGGTATTTAACGCCTTGGAAGAGGGGAACATCTTAAAAATGGCTCAAGGTGATAATATAGGAACAACTGTAAAAAAATAA
- a CDS encoding nitroreductase family protein, producing MVVRDKEKLAKIAELCGGQKHIAQADAFVFVLVDFHRGVYASNSLGKRNIAPKSADGILVGAVDAGIVVNALQTAALALGYGSTVIGAIRKETKEFIKMLGLPEYVFPIVGSTLGVPVERKLTRVKPRVPLDTFVFEDTYDAKKVEEGVEFHEKDTVAWREENGTPQLPSYKEMTVRIYENFYNTSKQDLESQGFRFADELDEK from the coding sequence ATTGTTGTAAGAGATAAGGAAAAATTAGCAAAAATTGCAGAACTTTGTGGAGGACAGAAGCATATTGCACAGGCTGACGCTTTTGTATTTGTATTGGTTGATTTTCACCGTGGAGTTTATGCATCAAATTCTCTTGGTAAGAGAAATATCGCTCCAAAATCTGCAGATGGAATTCTAGTTGGTGCAGTAGATGCGGGAATTGTTGTAAATGCCTTGCAGACAGCAGCTCTTGCTCTTGGATACGGAAGTACTGTAATTGGTGCAATTAGAAAGGAAACAAAAGAATTTATAAAAATGCTTGGATTACCAGAATATGTATTCCCAATAGTAGGGAGTACACTTGGAGTGCCTGTGGAAAGAAAATTAACTAGAGTAAAACCAAGAGTTCCGTTAGATACATTTGTATTTGAAGATACCTATGATGCGAAAAAAGTAGAAGAAGGCGTGGAATTTCACGAAAAAGATACAGTGGCTTGGCGTGAAGAAAATGGAACACCACAATTACCGTCATACAAGGAAATGACTGTAAGAATCTACGAAAATTTCTATAATACATCAAAACAGGACTTGGAAAGTCAAGGATTCAGATTTGCTGATGAACTAGATGAGAAATAA
- the frr gene encoding ribosome recycling factor, producing the protein MLDAILKEAEEKMQKSLENTKDKFSHVRAGRASVSMLDGVTVEAYGAQTPLNQVGTVSAPEARLLVIDPWDKTLIPVIEKTILQANLGFNPSNDGKVIRLVVPELTEDRRKEYVKMVKKEAEEGKVAIRNVRKDVNNKLRKLEKDSEITEDELKSSEEKVQKSTDKYIAQVDDALSKKEKELLTV; encoded by the coding sequence ATGTTAGATGCAATTTTAAAAGAAGCTGAAGAAAAAATGCAAAAATCTTTAGAAAACACAAAAGATAAATTTTCTCACGTAAGAGCAGGACGTGCAAGCGTTTCTATGCTTGATGGAGTAACAGTAGAAGCTTATGGTGCTCAAACTCCTCTTAATCAAGTTGGAACAGTTTCAGCTCCAGAAGCTAGATTATTAGTAATAGACCCTTGGGATAAAACATTAATCCCAGTAATTGAAAAAACTATTTTACAGGCAAATCTAGGATTTAATCCATCAAATGATGGTAAAGTTATTAGGCTTGTCGTGCCAGAACTTACAGAAGATCGTAGAAAAGAATATGTAAAAATGGTAAAAAAAGAAGCTGAAGAAGGAAAAGTTGCAATCAGAAACGTAAGAAAAGACGTAAATAATAAACTTAGAAAACTTGAAAAAGACAGCGAAATTACAGAAGATGAACTAAAATCAAGCGAAGAAAAAGTACAAAAATCAACAGATAAATATATCGCACAAGTTGACGATGCTTTGAGTAAAAAAGAAAAAGAATTATTAACAGTTTAA
- the fni gene encoding type 2 isopentenyl-diphosphate Delta-isomerase, whose product MKNRKDDHIKYALEHESEYNSFDDVELIHSSIPKYNLDEIDLSTHFASHDFEFPFFINAITGGSENAKKINQKLAKVANECNLLFVTGSYSAALKNSDDDSFNIVKKENPNLQLATNIGIDKNYTAGIAAIKALNPLFLQVHVNLMQELIMPEGSRNFNEWENNLKEFVQNIEIPIILKEVGFGMTEDTIKQGIKLGIKTFDISGRGGTSFAFIENMRRENSLDYLNNWGQTTVACLLNLKDYTGKVEIIASGGVRNPLDMIKCLVLGAKAVGLSRTILELAVKYDVENIIKTVENWKTECKMIMCALNAKNIKELQNTKYVLYGKTLEFSIQKF is encoded by the coding sequence ATGAAAAATAGAAAAGATGATCATATCAAATATGCATTGGAACACGAAAGTGAATATAACAGCTTTGACGATGTTGAACTTATTCATAGTTCCATTCCAAAATATAATCTGGATGAAATTGATTTATCAACTCATTTTGCAAGCCACGATTTTGAATTTCCATTTTTTATTAATGCAATTACAGGCGGAAGCGAAAATGCGAAAAAGATTAATCAAAAACTGGCAAAAGTTGCAAATGAATGCAATTTGCTGTTCGTAACAGGCTCGTATAGTGCCGCTCTAAAAAATTCTGATGATGATTCATTTAATATTGTAAAAAAGGAAAATCCAAATTTACAGCTTGCCACAAATATTGGAATTGATAAAAATTACACAGCTGGAATTGCCGCTATAAAGGCTCTGAATCCATTATTTTTACAAGTTCACGTAAATCTAATGCAGGAATTAATTATGCCAGAAGGCAGCCGAAACTTTAACGAATGGGAAAACAATTTAAAAGAATTTGTCCAAAATATAGAAATTCCAATTATTTTAAAAGAAGTTGGATTTGGAATGACTGAAGATACCATAAAACAGGGAATTAAGCTAGGAATAAAAACTTTTGACATAAGCGGACGTGGTGGCACAAGTTTTGCCTTTATTGAAAATATGCGACGTGAAAATAGCCTTGATTATCTAAATAACTGGGGACAAACTACTGTTGCCTGCCTTTTAAATTTAAAAGATTATACTGGCAAAGTGGAAATTATCGCAAGTGGCGGTGTAAGAAATCCGTTGGATATGATAAAATGCCTAGTTTTGGGAGCAAAGGCTGTTGGTCTTTCCAGAACGATTTTAGAGTTAGCTGTAAAATATGATGTTGAAAACATAATCAAAACTGTGGAAAACTGGAAAACTGAATGCAAAATGATAATGTGCGCCTTAAATGCAAAAAATATTAAAGAATTACAAAATACAAAATATGTTTTGTACGGAAAAACATTGGAATTTTCTATACAAAAATTTTAA
- a CDS encoding phosphomevalonate kinase, with protein sequence MSKNKIITNQTCGKLYIAGEYSILTAGQSAIIKNINLFMTSKINFADKYTIFSDMFDYTITLEKTDFDKKASQNFDKNYSLICETISVMTEYLKFQNLEIKPFNLEINGKMEIDNKKLGIGSSGSVVVLTIKSILSLYNLKVSKETLFKLSSYVLLKRGDNGSMGDIACISYESLIFYRSFDRKKISELMKNETLESVLKTNWNYEISELHFNKNNLNCNFLVGWTKEPAISSNLINIVKSSIDENFLKDVENIVQDLRIAMKNGDKPMIKKCINKNGKLLQNLNENIYSQKLLKLVNSAQKLDICAKSSGAGGGDCGIALSFNKNDTKTIIDRWEKFGIELLYAEKL encoded by the coding sequence ATGTCAAAAAATAAAATAATAACTAACCAAACTTGCGGAAAACTTTATATTGCTGGAGAATATTCCATTCTAACAGCTGGACAAAGTGCAATCATAAAAAACATAAACCTTTTTATGACTTCAAAAATAAATTTTGCTGATAAATATACAATTTTTTCAGATATGTTTGATTATACCATAACTCTTGAAAAAACGGATTTCGATAAAAAAGCTTCACAAAATTTTGACAAAAATTATTCACTCATCTGTGAAACAATATCCGTTATGACTGAATATTTAAAATTTCAAAATTTGGAAATCAAGCCTTTTAATCTGGAAATTAATGGAAAAATGGAAATAGATAACAAAAAACTAGGAATCGGCTCAAGTGGCAGTGTTGTTGTTTTAACAATAAAATCCATTTTAAGTCTATATAATCTAAAAGTTTCAAAGGAAACACTTTTCAAGCTGTCTTCCTATGTTCTGCTAAAACGTGGAGATAATGGATCTATGGGCGATATAGCCTGCATTTCCTACGAAAGCTTAATTTTTTACAGATCTTTTGACAGAAAAAAAATTAGTGAGTTAATGAAAAACGAAACTCTGGAAAGTGTTCTAAAAACTAACTGGAATTACGAAATTTCCGAGCTTCACTTTAACAAAAACAATTTAAATTGTAATTTTTTAGTTGGATGGACAAAAGAACCTGCTATTTCTAGTAATTTAATAAACATTGTAAAAAGTTCGATTGACGAAAATTTTTTAAAAGATGTAGAAAATATCGTACAAGATTTGAGAATTGCCATGAAAAATGGAGATAAGCCAATGATAAAAAAATGCATTAATAAAAACGGAAAATTACTTCAAAACTTAAATGAAAATATTTATAGCCAAAAATTATTAAAATTAGTAAATTCTGCTCAAAAACTGGATATTTGTGCCAAAAGTAGCGGTGCTGGTGGTGGAGATTGCGGAATTGCCCTTTCCTTTAATAAAAATGATACAAAAACTATTATCGATAGATGGGAAAAATTTGGGATTGAATTGCTGTATGCTGAAAAATTATAA
- a CDS encoding acyl carrier protein phosphodiesterase codes for MNFLAHSLISLEIDEQENKKTLYGNFAGDFYKGLVDKIELPEELKEGIVLHRIIDGISDRNENFLNELLVEKFGIFKGIVSDMFIDHFLAKNFDRLFNENINNIEKKILYNISENQSFFPKKFAGTFKWIESEKVMSNYKNIDFLERAFYGISQRVRKGEILRLAVKELEKDYTAFEEKSIKEFFYVKEESVKKFLV; via the coding sequence ATGAATTTTTTAGCACATTCACTAATTTCGCTTGAAATTGATGAGCAGGAAAATAAAAAGACATTATATGGAAATTTTGCAGGTGATTTTTATAAGGGGCTAGTTGATAAAATAGAGCTTCCTGAAGAATTGAAAGAGGGAATTGTTCTGCATCGGATAATTGATGGTATTTCTGACAGGAATGAGAATTTTTTGAATGAATTACTTGTGGAAAAATTTGGTATTTTTAAAGGAATTGTATCGGATATGTTTATTGACCATTTTTTAGCCAAAAATTTTGATAGGCTATTCAATGAAAATATTAATAATATTGAAAAGAAGATACTGTATAATATATCTGAAAATCAGAGTTTTTTTCCAAAAAAATTTGCAGGAACATTTAAATGGATTGAAAGTGAAAAAGTAATGTCTAATTACAAAAATATAGATTTTTTGGAACGTGCATTTTATGGAATTTCTCAAAGGGTCAGAAAAGGAGAAATTTTAAGGCTAGCTGTAAAAGAGCTGGAAAAAGATTATACTGCCTTTGAAGAAAAATCTATAAAAGAATTTTTTTATGTAAAAGAAGAAAGTGTAAAAAAATTTTTAGTATAA
- a CDS encoding HAD family hydrolase, producing the protein MKKKIIVYDFDKTIYDGETGVNFSTFYLKKYPLKSILFLIKYSKDLLFYLIKIINLTTLKERYFEFLESHSREEIEKLVADFWETKKHKIYPWIKDELEKNKKECEMVIVSSASPLFLIEKFLLSLGYDKVFGTNFVNDNKETFVAKIDGENNKGDEKVKKLNEWAKQNNFEYDIIKFYSDSLADKPLYDISKKTYWIKNGVKLDGMPPRKTLFDKLFWK; encoded by the coding sequence ATGAAAAAAAAAATTATAGTTTATGATTTTGACAAGACAATATATGATGGAGAAACTGGTGTTAATTTTTCTACATTTTATTTAAAAAAATATCCACTAAAATCTATTTTATTTTTGATAAAATATTCAAAAGATTTACTTTTTTATCTGATAAAAATAATAAATCTGACTACTTTGAAAGAAAGATATTTTGAATTTTTAGAAAGCCATTCAAGAGAAGAAATTGAAAAATTAGTAGCAGATTTCTGGGAAACTAAAAAACATAAAATTTATCCTTGGATAAAGGACGAGCTGGAAAAAAACAAAAAAGAATGCGAAATGGTTATCGTGTCTTCAGCAAGCCCATTATTCCTAATAGAAAAATTTTTATTATCACTTGGCTATGACAAAGTCTTTGGTACAAATTTTGTAAACGATAACAAGGAAACTTTCGTTGCCAAAATTGATGGAGAAAATAATAAAGGAGACGAAAAAGTAAAAAAATTGAACGAATGGGCAAAGCAAAATAATTTTGAATATGATATCATAAAATTTTACTCTGACAGTCTAGCAGACAAGCCACTTTATGATATTTCCAAAAAAACATACTGGATTAAGAATGGAGTTAAACTTGATGGAATGCCACCTCGAAAAACATTATTCGATAAATTATTTTGGAAATAA
- a CDS encoding transposase produces MTWSENIQKHILNIEHRHVLFTVPEESRKFFFYDRSLLSKLSTAVNQVFKFIFHNISSKRKRKNKISKHSKFYFTDSNIVHYGLISVIHTFGRDLKWNPHVHAIVSLGGFNKNLEFRKMRYFNVDTITDRLKEAIDTFRKNIAVSRYSFYQRQMYKTFGMNPFYCPVCKVKMIVWEFYHYRHPPLKKYY; encoded by the coding sequence ATGACATGGTCTGAAAATATTCAAAAACATATTCTCAATATTGAACACCGGCATGTTCTTTTTACTGTCCCTGAAGAATCCAGAAAGTTCTTCTTTTATGACAGATCCCTTCTGTCAAAACTTTCCACTGCTGTTAACCAGGTATTCAAGTTCATCTTTCACAATATCAGCAGTAAAAGAAAAAGAAAAAACAAAATTTCTAAACATTCAAAATTTTACTTTACTGATTCCAATATTGTACATTATGGTCTCATTTCTGTCATTCATACTTTTGGCAGGGACCTGAAATGGAACCCTCATGTTCATGCCATTGTTTCATTAGGAGGATTCAATAAAAATCTTGAGTTCAGGAAAATGAGATACTTCAACGTTGACACTATTACTGACAGGCTTAAAGAGGCAATTGATACTTTCAGGAAAAACATTGCCGTGTCAAGATATTCATTTTATCAAAGGCAGATGTACAAGACTTTCGGGATGAATCCTTTTTACTGTCCAGTATGCAAGGTTAAAATGATTGTATGGGAATTTTATCATTACAGACATCCGCCCCTCAAAAAATACTATTAA